Proteins encoded within one genomic window of Variovorax sp. OAS795:
- a CDS encoding ABC transporter substrate-binding protein, with amino-acid sequence MSFQKKAAAVAVLCLLGATSLMAGAQTIRIANQGDALSLDPHSLNESLQLSTTANVYETLAGRNKDLSVAPLLATSWKQTSPTVWRFELRKNVQFHDGTPFTADDVLFSFARASGDGSDMKSNTTDIKEVRKVDSHTIEIETKGPFPILPDVITQLMIMSKKWCEENKAVTPVDRRKGIENTASFKANGTGPFRVRERQPNVRTVFTRNATYWGKIEGNAQEIIFTPIANPATRVAALISGEVDVMEPVPVQDIARVNASPTARVISGPELRTIFLGMDQKRDELLYSSVKGKNPFKDKRVRQAFYQAIDIVGIQRTVMRGASRPTALMVGPGINGWNEAQDKRLPYDVEAAKKLLADAGYPNGFEVTMNCPNDRYVNDGQICQSVASNLAKVGVKINLAAETKGTYFPKVLRRDTSFYMLGWTPTTYDSHNALTALMACPDDKTGAGQFNLGAYCNPKVDELTKKIQSETDKPKRDAMLKEAFDLHTADIGHLPLHQQTLAWGVSKKVALTQMADNYMPFKWMSIKP; translated from the coding sequence ATGAGTTTCCAGAAGAAGGCGGCCGCGGTCGCAGTTTTGTGCCTGCTGGGCGCCACCAGCCTCATGGCCGGTGCGCAAACCATCCGCATCGCGAACCAGGGAGATGCGCTGTCGCTCGACCCGCATTCGCTCAACGAATCGCTGCAGCTCAGCACCACCGCCAACGTCTATGAAACGCTGGCCGGCCGCAACAAGGACCTGAGCGTTGCGCCGCTCCTGGCCACCAGCTGGAAGCAGACCTCGCCCACCGTGTGGCGCTTCGAACTGCGCAAGAACGTGCAGTTCCACGACGGCACGCCTTTCACGGCCGACGACGTGCTCTTCAGCTTCGCGCGCGCCTCGGGCGACGGCTCTGACATGAAGTCCAACACCACCGACATCAAGGAAGTGCGCAAGGTCGATTCGCACACCATCGAGATCGAGACCAAGGGCCCGTTCCCGATTCTTCCCGACGTGATCACGCAGCTCATGATCATGAGCAAGAAGTGGTGCGAAGAGAACAAGGCCGTGACGCCGGTAGACCGCCGCAAGGGCATCGAGAACACCGCCTCGTTCAAGGCCAACGGCACCGGCCCGTTCCGCGTGCGCGAGCGCCAGCCGAACGTGCGTACCGTCTTCACGCGCAATGCGACCTACTGGGGCAAGATCGAGGGCAACGCGCAGGAGATCATCTTCACGCCGATCGCCAACCCGGCCACGCGCGTCGCCGCGCTGATCTCGGGCGAGGTCGACGTCATGGAGCCGGTGCCCGTGCAGGACATCGCGCGCGTCAACGCCAGCCCCACGGCACGCGTCATCTCGGGCCCCGAGCTGCGCACCATCTTCCTGGGCATGGACCAGAAGCGCGACGAGCTGCTGTACTCCAGCGTCAAGGGCAAGAACCCGTTCAAGGACAAGCGCGTGCGCCAGGCCTTCTACCAGGCCATCGACATCGTCGGCATCCAGCGCACCGTGATGCGCGGGGCCTCGCGCCCCACCGCGCTGATGGTCGGCCCCGGCATCAACGGCTGGAACGAAGCGCAGGACAAGCGCCTGCCCTACGATGTCGAGGCGGCCAAGAAACTGTTGGCCGATGCCGGCTACCCGAACGGTTTCGAAGTGACGATGAACTGCCCGAACGACCGCTACGTGAACGACGGCCAGATCTGCCAGAGCGTGGCCTCCAACCTCGCGAAGGTCGGCGTCAAGATCAACCTCGCCGCCGAGACCAAGGGCACGTATTTCCCGAAGGTGCTGCGCCGCGACACCAGCTTCTACATGCTGGGCTGGACGCCCACCACCTATGACTCGCACAACGCGCTCACCGCGCTGATGGCCTGCCCCGACGACAAGACCGGCGCGGGCCAGTTCAACCTGGGCGCCTACTGCAATCCCAAGGTCGACGAGCTGACCAAGAAGATCCAGTCGGAGACCGACAAGCCGAAGCGCGACGCCATGCTCAAGGAAGCCTTCGACCTGCACACGGCCGACATCGGCCACCTGCCGCTGCACCAGCAGACGCTCGCCTGGGGCGTGAGCAAGAAGGTGGCGCTGACGCAGATGGCCGACAACTACATGCCGTTCAAGTGGATGAGCATCAAGCCGTGA
- a CDS encoding dipeptide ABC transporter ATP-binding protein, translating into MSAVLEPRKAQGGEPLVVAHDLARTFDVSPPWLNRVLERKPRVLLHAVDGVSFSIERGKTLALVGESGCGKSTVARLLVGLYAPTRGGLQFDGQDAHAAFKTAEGRKLRRRIQMIFQDPYASLNPRWIVEDIIGEPLREHGILRGKAELRERVGELLKSVGLSPLDMSKYPHQFSGGQRQRISIARALATEPEFLVCDEPTSALDVSVQAQVLNIMKDLQRQRGLTYLFISHNLAVVRHVADQVGVMYLGRLVEVADKQKLFAEPQHPYTRMLLDAIPQMKHTGRSRTPVQGEVPNPLDPPTGCAFHPRCPHANARCSSERPQLLAIKGVQVACHAVEEGRI; encoded by the coding sequence ATGAGCGCCGTCCTGGAACCCCGCAAGGCGCAAGGCGGCGAGCCGCTCGTGGTCGCCCACGACCTGGCCCGCACTTTCGACGTCTCGCCGCCCTGGCTCAACCGCGTGCTCGAACGCAAGCCGCGCGTGCTGCTGCATGCCGTGGACGGCGTGAGCTTTTCCATCGAGCGCGGCAAGACGCTGGCGCTGGTCGGCGAATCGGGCTGCGGCAAGAGCACCGTGGCCCGCCTCTTGGTCGGCCTGTATGCGCCGACACGTGGCGGACTGCAGTTCGACGGCCAGGACGCGCACGCCGCGTTCAAGACCGCCGAAGGCCGCAAGCTGCGCCGCCGCATCCAGATGATCTTCCAGGACCCCTACGCGAGCCTCAACCCGCGCTGGATCGTCGAGGACATCATCGGCGAGCCGCTGCGCGAGCACGGCATCCTGCGCGGCAAGGCCGAACTGCGCGAGCGCGTGGGCGAGCTGCTCAAGTCCGTCGGCCTCTCGCCGCTGGACATGAGCAAGTACCCGCACCAGTTCTCTGGCGGCCAGCGCCAGCGCATCTCGATTGCGCGCGCCCTTGCCACCGAGCCCGAGTTCCTGGTGTGCGACGAGCCGACCTCTGCGCTCGACGTGAGCGTGCAGGCGCAGGTGCTCAACATCATGAAGGACCTGCAGCGCCAGCGGGGCCTGACCTATCTCTTCATCTCGCACAACCTCGCGGTGGTGCGCCACGTGGCCGACCAGGTCGGCGTGATGTACCTGGGCCGGCTGGTCGAGGTGGCCGACAAGCAGAAGCTCTTTGCCGAGCCGCAGCATCCGTATACGCGCATGCTGCTCGACGCGATCCCGCAGATGAAGCACACCGGCCGCTCGCGCACGCCGGTGCAGGGCGAGGTGCCGAATCCGCTCGATCCGCCCACGGGCTGTGCGTTTCATCCGCGCTGCCCGCATGCGAATGCGCGCTGCTCGTCCGAGCGGCCGCAGCTCCTGGCCATCAAGGGCGTGCAGGTGGCCTGCCATGCGGTGGAAGAGGGCCGCATCTAG
- a CDS encoding ABC transporter substrate-binding protein, with the protein MKKLFTAAVLAGLSAAASAQGTVNVICSVQAEWCNVIATVYARTTGTRINMSLKGSGEALAQLIAEKDNPKTDVWFGGTGDPHLQAAEQGLTLEYKSPTLAQLHPWAQQQARQSGYKTVGIYSGPLGFGYNPELLAKKKLPVPKTWSDLLKPEYKGDIQVANPASSGTAYTMIATLVQLMGEDKAFDYLKALHKNVGQYTRSGTGPIKAVARGETAVSISFVHDGPGEKMQGFPVETITPSDGTGAEIGSMSIIKGARNLEAAKKFYEWALTPSAQELGAANKQFQLPSNTTAKLDPRIPDFKKIKFINYDYAKYGASAERRRLIARWEKDVNSLPR; encoded by the coding sequence ATGAAGAAGCTTTTCACTGCAGCGGTCCTGGCGGGTTTGTCGGCCGCCGCATCGGCCCAGGGCACGGTCAACGTCATCTGCTCGGTCCAGGCCGAATGGTGCAACGTGATCGCCACCGTCTATGCGCGCACCACCGGGACCCGCATCAACATGTCGCTCAAGGGCTCGGGCGAGGCGCTGGCGCAGCTCATCGCCGAGAAGGACAACCCCAAGACCGACGTCTGGTTCGGCGGCACCGGCGACCCGCACCTGCAGGCAGCCGAGCAGGGCCTCACGCTCGAGTACAAGTCGCCCACCCTGGCGCAGCTTCACCCCTGGGCGCAGCAGCAGGCCAGGCAGTCGGGCTACAAGACCGTGGGCATCTACTCCGGCCCGCTGGGCTTCGGCTACAACCCCGAGCTGCTCGCCAAGAAGAAGCTGCCTGTTCCCAAGACCTGGTCCGACCTGCTCAAGCCCGAATACAAGGGCGACATCCAGGTGGCCAACCCCGCGTCCAGCGGCACCGCCTACACCATGATCGCCACGCTGGTGCAGCTCATGGGCGAGGACAAGGCCTTCGACTACCTGAAGGCATTGCACAAGAATGTGGGCCAGTACACCCGCTCGGGCACCGGCCCCATCAAGGCGGTGGCGCGCGGCGAGACGGCTGTTTCGATCAGCTTCGTGCATGACGGCCCGGGCGAGAAGATGCAGGGCTTTCCGGTCGAGACCATCACGCCCAGCGACGGCACCGGCGCCGAGATCGGCTCCATGAGCATCATCAAGGGCGCCCGCAACCTCGAGGCCGCCAAGAAGTTCTACGAATGGGCCCTGACGCCGAGCGCGCAGGAGCTGGGCGCCGCCAACAAGCAGTTCCAGCTGCCCAGCAACACGACGGCCAAGCTCGATCCGCGCATCCCGGACTTCAAGAAGATCAAGTTCATCAACTACGACTACGCCAAGTACGGTGCCAGCGCCGAGCGCCGGCGCCTGATCGCGCGCTGGGAAAAAGACGTCAACTCGCTGCCGCGCTAA
- a CDS encoding ABC transporter permease — protein MKKTLARWLDSDVGYSFRNSPVAMGAALIALACLFCAAFAGWVSPHNPFDLATLELGDARLPPAWSAEGSSKYLLGTDDQGRDILSAVIYGARISLIVGIVSVLLSITVGVVLGLLAGFLGGWLDSFLMRLCDVMLSFPPILVALLIAGVGRALFPNAHESLAFGVLIISISLTGWVQYARTVRGSTLVERNKEYVQAARVTGVAPLRIMLRHVLPNVMGPVMVLATIQVATAIITEATLSFLGVGVPPTSPSLGTLISIGNQYLFSGEWWITVFPGLMLVLIALSVNLLGDWLRDALNPRLR, from the coding sequence ATGAAAAAAACACTCGCCCGTTGGCTCGACAGCGATGTCGGCTACAGCTTTCGCAACTCGCCGGTGGCCATGGGGGCGGCGCTCATCGCGCTGGCCTGCCTGTTCTGCGCAGCCTTCGCGGGATGGGTCTCGCCGCACAACCCGTTCGACCTTGCGACGCTCGAACTCGGCGACGCGCGCCTGCCGCCGGCCTGGAGCGCCGAAGGCTCCTCCAAGTACCTGCTCGGCACCGACGACCAGGGCCGCGACATTCTCTCCGCCGTGATCTACGGCGCGCGCATCTCGCTGATCGTCGGCATCGTGTCGGTGCTGCTGTCGATCACGGTGGGCGTGGTGCTCGGCCTGCTGGCGGGTTTCCTCGGCGGCTGGCTCGATTCGTTCCTCATGCGCCTGTGCGACGTGATGCTGTCGTTCCCGCCCATCCTGGTGGCGCTGCTCATCGCCGGCGTGGGCCGCGCGCTGTTCCCCAACGCGCACGAGTCGCTGGCCTTCGGCGTGCTCATCATTTCCATCTCGCTGACCGGCTGGGTGCAGTACGCGCGCACGGTACGCGGCTCCACGCTGGTGGAACGCAACAAGGAATACGTGCAGGCCGCGCGGGTCACCGGCGTGGCGCCGCTTCGCATCATGCTGCGCCACGTGCTGCCCAACGTGATGGGGCCGGTGATGGTGCTCGCCACGATCCAGGTGGCCACGGCCATCATCACCGAGGCGACCTTGTCGTTCCTCGGCGTCGGCGTGCCGCCGACATCGCCATCGCTGGGCACGCTGATCAGCATCGGCAACCAGTACCTGTTCTCGGGCGAGTGGTGGATCACCGTCTTTCCGGGCCTGATGCTGGTGCTGATCGCGCTCAGCGTGAACCTGCTCGGCGACTGGCTGCGCGACGCGCTCAACCCGCGCCTGCGCTGA
- the zwf gene encoding glucose-6-phosphate dehydrogenase, whose amino-acid sequence MSFDLVLFGGTGDLAWRKLMPALFQAFRHGSLPKDGRIVGVARDDLSDDQYRELIQSRFNAVEGAKRPSAEEFEKFASMLYYLRMDLSKPADYARLADLLKQRNADTVVMYVATAPALFTQVVEQVAAAGLNGPATRIVLEKPLGHDLASNRAINAAVCKVFEEKQVFRIDHYLGKPSVQNLFAMRFGNALFEPIWRREHIANIQITIAEDLGVEKRGAFYDQTGALRDMVQNHALQLVCAIGMEPPINSHADAIRDEKLKVLRALKPWTPETLGLHAIRGQYVAGTAYGERVPGYRDEPGVDPESRTETFVALRTEIANWRWAGVPLYIRTGKRLASRDARIEVNFRPTPHAIYRAPSGAVNKLVINLQPKDGLELHMLAQAQDNRQRNGHSAAQLAPVQLDLDFDKRFGAERVGAYERLLLDVIDGRLNLFVRSDEQEEAWRWVEPLIDSWASDGAPRPYAAGTWGPSASSAMIARDGFSWGEEQ is encoded by the coding sequence ATGAGCTTCGATCTCGTTCTGTTCGGCGGTACTGGCGATCTTGCATGGCGCAAGCTGATGCCTGCGCTGTTCCAGGCCTTCAGGCACGGCAGCCTGCCGAAAGACGGACGCATCGTGGGCGTGGCGCGGGACGACCTCTCGGACGACCAGTACCGCGAGCTGATCCAGTCGCGCTTCAACGCGGTGGAAGGCGCCAAGCGCCCTTCGGCCGAAGAGTTCGAGAAGTTCGCCTCGATGCTGTACTACCTGCGCATGGACTTGTCCAAGCCGGCCGACTACGCGCGGCTTGCCGACCTGCTCAAACAGCGCAATGCGGACACGGTGGTGATGTACGTGGCGACGGCGCCGGCGCTTTTCACCCAGGTGGTGGAACAGGTCGCCGCCGCGGGCCTGAACGGGCCGGCGACCCGCATCGTGCTCGAGAAGCCGCTGGGCCACGACCTGGCGTCCAACCGCGCGATCAACGCCGCGGTGTGCAAGGTGTTCGAGGAGAAGCAGGTCTTCCGCATCGACCACTACCTGGGCAAGCCGTCGGTGCAGAACCTGTTCGCGATGCGTTTCGGCAATGCGCTGTTCGAGCCGATCTGGCGCCGCGAGCACATCGCCAACATCCAGATCACCATCGCCGAAGACCTGGGCGTCGAGAAGCGCGGGGCCTTCTACGACCAGACCGGCGCGCTGCGCGACATGGTGCAGAACCATGCGCTGCAACTGGTCTGCGCCATCGGCATGGAGCCGCCGATCAACTCGCATGCCGATGCCATCCGCGACGAGAAGCTCAAGGTGCTGCGCGCGCTCAAGCCCTGGACGCCCGAGACGCTGGGGCTGCACGCCATCCGCGGCCAGTACGTGGCCGGCACGGCCTACGGCGAGCGCGTGCCGGGCTACCGGGACGAACCCGGCGTTGACCCGGAAAGCCGCACCGAGACCTTCGTGGCGCTGCGCACCGAAATCGCCAACTGGCGCTGGGCCGGCGTGCCGCTCTACATCCGCACCGGCAAGCGGCTGGCGTCGCGCGATGCGCGCATCGAAGTCAACTTCAGGCCCACGCCGCATGCGATCTACCGTGCGCCTTCGGGAGCGGTCAACAAGCTGGTGATCAACCTCCAGCCCAAGGACGGCCTGGAGCTGCACATGCTTGCGCAGGCGCAGGACAACCGCCAGCGCAACGGCCACAGCGCCGCGCAGCTGGCGCCGGTGCAGCTGGACCTCGACTTCGACAAGCGCTTCGGCGCCGAACGCGTGGGTGCCTACGAACGGCTGCTGCTCGACGTGATCGACGGCCGGCTGAACCTGTTCGTGCGCAGCGACGAGCAGGAAGAAGCCTGGCGCTGGGTCGAGCCGCTGATCGACAGCTGGGCCTCGGACGGCGCGCCGCGACCGTACGCCGCCGGCACCTGGGGGCCGAGCGCATCGAGCGCGATGATTGCGCGCGACGGCTTCTCGTGGGGCGAGGAGCAGTAG
- a CDS encoding ABC transporter ATP-binding protein — MTLLQVNNLVVEFPHRRGTLRALDGISFDIAPGEILGVVGESGAGKSLTGAAIIGLLEPPGRVASGEIVLEGRRIDNLGFDAMRPIRGRKIGAIFQDPLTSLNPLYTVGRQLVETIRAHLPVTDAEARRRAIGLLQDTGIPAAEQRIDHFPHQFSGGMRQRVVIALALAAEPKLIVADEPTTALDVSIQAQIIQLLKRICKERGAAVMLITHDMGVIAETCDRVAVMYAGRIAEIGPVHEVIHQPAHPYTSGLMASIPDMASDRERLNQIDGAMPRLNAIPKGCAYNPRCPRTFARCLTERPELMHAGATRAACWLHDAADPHEGRSELAARHHSAQLAGERAVPDAAAPIDEVTR, encoded by the coding sequence ATGACGCTGCTCCAGGTCAACAACCTCGTCGTCGAGTTTCCGCACCGCCGCGGCACGCTGCGTGCGCTCGACGGCATTTCATTCGACATCGCGCCCGGCGAAATCCTGGGCGTGGTGGGCGAGTCGGGCGCCGGCAAGTCGCTCACCGGCGCGGCCATCATCGGCCTGCTCGAGCCGCCGGGCCGCGTGGCCAGCGGAGAGATCGTGCTCGAAGGCCGGCGCATCGACAACCTCGGTTTCGATGCGATGCGGCCCATCCGCGGCCGCAAGATCGGCGCCATCTTCCAGGACCCGCTGACCTCGCTGAACCCGCTCTACACCGTGGGCCGGCAGCTGGTGGAAACCATCCGCGCCCACCTGCCGGTGACCGACGCAGAGGCGCGGCGGCGCGCCATCGGCCTGCTGCAGGACACCGGCATTCCGGCCGCCGAGCAGCGCATCGACCATTTTCCGCACCAGTTCTCGGGCGGCATGCGCCAGCGCGTGGTGATTGCACTGGCGCTGGCGGCAGAGCCCAAGCTCATCGTGGCCGACGAGCCGACCACGGCGCTCGACGTGTCGATCCAGGCGCAAATCATTCAGCTGCTCAAGCGCATCTGCAAGGAGCGCGGCGCGGCCGTGATGCTGATCACGCACGACATGGGCGTGATCGCCGAGACCTGCGACCGCGTCGCCGTGATGTATGCGGGCCGCATTGCCGAGATTGGCCCGGTGCACGAGGTGATCCACCAGCCGGCGCATCCCTATACCTCCGGCCTGATGGCGTCGATTCCCGACATGGCGAGCGACCGCGAGCGGCTCAACCAGATCGACGGCGCCATGCCCCGGCTCAATGCCATTCCGAAGGGCTGTGCCTACAACCCGCGCTGCCCGCGCACCTTCGCACGCTGCCTGACGGAGCGCCCGGAGCTGATGCACGCGGGCGCCACGCGCGCCGCCTGCTGGCTCCATGACGCCGCGGACCCGCACGAGGGCCGGTCCGAGCTCGCGGCGCGGCACCACAGCGCGCAGCTTGCCGGCGAACGCGCCGTGCCCGATGCAGCCGCACCGATCGACGAGGTGACCCGATGA
- a CDS encoding iron ABC transporter permease — protein sequence MATPVAGAGPANPAAAAAARRSQRWIWAWVALGFASYLLLPWYAIQDATWYEAIPQVFGQAEGANGLMQAATQGRSWLFIGLVGLAMCAIGASLPAGRAQGRWLLAGGAIGAIGLAVAGFTIGARGWSFAALNTQFGELALNQFGIGAGGFVALTALTLLAAFGIARLGLFKGDLFVAAAVIGCGVLMALFIAYPVSKALAGAFFDEDGRWSITAFAARVFTERIWGLGCIAGGVRCGVAWNTLVLALLTAAGTTFLGTLMALMAERGSKRGQGALRVLALLPIITPPFVVGLGLILLFGRAGIVNQLLENVFGIEPTRWFYGMPGVLVAQLFAFTPIAFMIMRGVVQGIAPSLEEAAQMLRADRRRTFFTITLPLLKPGLANAFLVGFIESIADFGNPVVVGGQFSVLSTDIFFAIVGAQYDQGRAASLAWVLTIFALGVFALQRGVLGKQNYTTVSGKGDAGIAMALPDGVRRTIHCIALPWIAFTAVVYLFAFAGGFVQTWGRDYTFTLNHFKSAFALEWGQFGLVWAGTAWNSLITTLKLAGISAPITAALGLLIAWLLARNEFKGQGVFEFGALLAFAIPGTVLGVSYILAFNVPPFELTGTGLIIVLCFMFRNLPVGVRAGTAAFKQLDRSLDEASLMLRASTSQTLFKVVLPLLKPALVAALVYSFVRAMTTVSAVIFLVTAENELATTYIIGRVGNGDYGIALAYCTVLMILMSLAIALVQWVVGERKLGRRKAGVPMVAAPVVH from the coding sequence GTGGCCACCCCTGTCGCCGGCGCCGGGCCGGCCAACCCGGCCGCCGCGGCAGCGGCCCGGCGCTCGCAGCGCTGGATCTGGGCGTGGGTGGCGCTGGGCTTCGCGTCCTACCTGCTGCTCCCTTGGTATGCGATCCAGGATGCGACGTGGTACGAGGCCATTCCGCAGGTGTTCGGGCAGGCCGAGGGTGCCAACGGCCTGATGCAGGCAGCCACGCAAGGGCGCAGCTGGCTCTTCATCGGCCTCGTGGGTCTGGCGATGTGCGCCATCGGTGCCTCGCTGCCGGCCGGCCGGGCGCAGGGGCGCTGGCTGCTGGCAGGCGGCGCGATCGGCGCCATCGGGCTTGCCGTAGCGGGCTTCACCATCGGTGCGCGCGGCTGGAGCTTCGCGGCGCTCAACACGCAATTCGGCGAACTGGCCCTCAACCAGTTCGGCATCGGCGCAGGCGGCTTCGTGGCGCTCACCGCACTCACGCTGCTCGCGGCCTTCGGCATCGCGCGGCTCGGGCTCTTCAAGGGCGACCTTTTCGTGGCTGCGGCGGTCATCGGCTGCGGCGTGCTGATGGCGCTGTTCATCGCCTATCCGGTGAGCAAGGCGCTGGCCGGCGCGTTCTTCGACGAAGACGGGCGATGGTCGATCACGGCGTTTGCCGCGCGCGTCTTCACCGAGCGCATCTGGGGGCTGGGCTGCATTGCGGGCGGTGTGCGCTGCGGCGTGGCCTGGAACACGCTGGTGCTGGCCTTGCTCACGGCCGCCGGCACCACCTTTCTCGGCACGCTGATGGCGCTCATGGCCGAGCGCGGCAGCAAGCGCGGGCAGGGTGCCTTGCGGGTGCTCGCGCTGCTGCCGATCATCACGCCGCCGTTCGTGGTGGGCCTCGGGCTCATCCTGCTGTTCGGCCGCGCGGGGATCGTCAACCAGCTGCTCGAAAACGTCTTCGGCATCGAGCCGACGCGCTGGTTCTACGGCATGCCCGGCGTGCTGGTGGCGCAGCTTTTCGCGTTCACGCCCATCGCCTTCATGATCATGCGCGGCGTGGTGCAGGGCATCGCCCCGAGCCTCGAAGAAGCCGCGCAGATGCTGCGCGCGGACCGGCGCCGCACTTTCTTCACCATCACGCTGCCGCTCCTGAAGCCCGGCCTCGCCAATGCCTTCCTGGTCGGCTTCATCGAGAGCATTGCGGACTTCGGCAACCCGGTGGTGGTCGGCGGCCAGTTCTCCGTGCTCTCGACCGACATCTTCTTTGCCATCGTCGGCGCGCAGTACGACCAGGGCCGCGCGGCTTCGCTGGCCTGGGTGCTGACGATCTTCGCTCTGGGTGTTTTCGCGCTTCAGCGCGGTGTGCTGGGCAAGCAGAACTACACCACCGTGAGCGGCAAGGGCGACGCGGGCATTGCCATGGCGCTGCCCGACGGCGTGCGCCGCACCATCCATTGCATCGCGCTCCCGTGGATCGCGTTCACCGCGGTGGTCTACCTGTTCGCCTTCGCGGGCGGCTTCGTGCAGACCTGGGGCCGCGACTACACCTTCACGCTCAACCATTTCAAGAGTGCATTCGCGCTCGAGTGGGGACAGTTCGGCCTGGTGTGGGCCGGCACCGCATGGAACTCGCTCATCACCACGCTCAAGCTCGCGGGCATCTCGGCGCCGATCACAGCGGCGCTCGGCCTGCTCATTGCCTGGCTGCTGGCGCGCAACGAGTTCAAGGGGCAGGGCGTGTTCGAGTTCGGCGCGCTGCTGGCCTTTGCCATCCCGGGCACGGTGCTGGGCGTGAGCTACATCCTGGCCTTCAATGTGCCGCCGTTCGAGCTCACGGGCACCGGCCTCATCATCGTGCTGTGCTTCATGTTCCGCAACCTGCCGGTGGGCGTGCGCGCCGGCACGGCGGCCTTCAAGCAACTCGACCGGTCCCTGGACGAAGCCTCGCTGATGCTGCGTGCCTCCACGTCGCAGACGCTCTTCAAGGTGGTGCTGCCGCTGCTGAAGCCGGCGCTGGTCGCTGCGCTGGTCTACAGCTTCGTGCGTGCCATGACCACGGTGAGCGCGGTGATCTTCCTGGTCACGGCCGAGAACGAACTCGCCACCACCTACATCATCGGCCGCGTCGGCAACGGCGACTACGGCATCGCGCTGGCCTACTGCACGGTGCTCATGATCCTGATGTCGCTGGCCATCGCGCTGGTGCAGTGGGTGGTGGGAGAGCGCAAGCTGGGGCGGCGCAAGGCGGGCGTGCCGATGGTGGCCGCGCCCGTGGTGCATTGA
- the ygiD gene encoding 4,5-DOPA dioxygenase extradiol — translation MTMKKNTSEGSRQPISSALGRRGFLMGSAVGATATLASLCSLSHAAAGAPFQRMPVIFIGHGSPMNALADNAFTRRLSAWGRELPRPAAILSVSAHWLSRGATGVGMQERPKTIHDFGGFPQALFDIEYPAPGHPALARDTIGAVRQAAVVGTQQWGLDHGTWTVLKHLYPKADIPVFQLSIDYDKPAAFHYAIGRDLAALRDKGVLVMGTGNVVHNLRATDRGTPDGLMASRPWAQSFDDAVKAALAGRDDRALVAYEKLEGAATAVAMPDHYYPFLYALGAAGAGERAKTVYEGFQSGTLSMRCLQFG, via the coding sequence ATGACCATGAAGAAGAACACCAGCGAAGGCAGCCGCCAGCCGATCTCCTCGGCGCTCGGCCGGCGCGGCTTTCTCATGGGCTCGGCAGTCGGCGCAACGGCGACGCTGGCGTCCCTGTGTTCGTTGTCGCATGCCGCCGCGGGTGCGCCTTTTCAGCGGATGCCGGTCATCTTCATCGGCCACGGCTCGCCGATGAATGCGCTGGCCGACAACGCGTTCACGCGCCGGCTGTCCGCGTGGGGCAGGGAGCTGCCGCGCCCCGCGGCCATCCTCAGCGTTTCAGCGCACTGGCTGAGCCGCGGCGCCACCGGCGTGGGCATGCAGGAGCGGCCGAAGACGATCCACGACTTCGGCGGTTTCCCGCAGGCGCTGTTCGACATCGAATACCCGGCGCCGGGCCACCCCGCACTGGCACGCGACACCATCGGCGCGGTCAGGCAGGCGGCCGTGGTCGGCACCCAGCAATGGGGCCTGGACCACGGCACCTGGACGGTGCTCAAGCACCTCTATCCGAAGGCCGACATTCCCGTTTTCCAGCTCAGCATCGACTACGACAAGCCGGCGGCTTTTCACTACGCCATCGGCCGCGACCTTGCGGCGTTGCGCGACAAGGGCGTGCTTGTGATGGGGACCGGCAACGTGGTGCACAACCTGCGCGCCACGGATCGCGGCACGCCCGATGGCCTGATGGCCAGCCGGCCGTGGGCGCAGTCCTTCGACGATGCGGTGAAGGCCGCGCTCGCGGGCCGGGACGACCGGGCGCTGGTCGCCTACGAGAAGCTCGAGGGCGCCGCCACCGCGGTCGCCATGCCGGACCACTACTACCCGTTTCTCTACGCCCTCGGCGCCGCGGGTGCGGGCGAACGCGCGAAGACCGTCTACGAGGGCTTTCAGTCAGGCACGCTGAGCATGCGCTGCCTGCAGTTCGGCTGA